Within the Anaerolineae bacterium genome, the region CGGCAACTGCGTAACTCCTACCTATGTTGAGCAAGCCCCAGCCACCGATCCACCACAACATCATCAACATGAGCCAGAGGGAAAAAGATAACAAGGAGCCTGAACGGAACAACCAATATATATACATAACTCCCCTCTCATACTGTCATAATTTCGCAAGCCCACTCACGCTCCTGCATATACCACGCTACCGTGCGGCGAATACCCTCAGCCAGATCGACTTGCGGCGCCCATCCCAACACGCGCCGAGCTTTCTCGATGCTCGCCCAGGTGACCTGAACATCAGCCGGATGCCGTGGTTCGTAAACAATATGAGCACGACGGCCCACCGCCTCCTCAATCAGGGCGATAAGTTCACGCACAGTGTGCGGTTCATCGTTCCCCAAGTTGATCACTTCATAGCCCAATGGCTTCAAGCCCAACACCGTCCCCCGGGCAATATCGTCAACGTAGGTAAAATCACGGGATTGGGAACCATCGCCGAAAAGACGCAACGGGCGGCCTTCGGCAATCCATTGGATGAACCGGAAGGGGGCCATATCTGGCCGTCCGGCTGGGCCATACACTGTGAAGTAGCGAAATACGGTCACATCAAGGCCATAAAGACGATGATAGGTATAACACAAGGCCTCGGCAGCCTTTTTACTGGCTGCATAAGGGGAAAGCGGATGATCTGTATCCGCATCCTCGCGATAGGGTACCGGATTACCTTCCCCATAAAGGCTCGAAGTCGATGCCAGTATAAATTTTGGGATGTCTTTCTCCCGACAAAGCTCTAACAAATTCAATGTTCCGGTGATATTGGTATCGAGATACACCCAAGGGTTCACCACGCTATACCTCACCCCAGCGCGGGCGGCCAGGTTAATCACAGCTTCGATGTGTGGCAAACGTTGCGCCAATACCGCGACTTCTTCGCTCTGGCTGATGTCGGCACGGAAAAAAGTGAAATCCGAGCGCCCC harbors:
- a CDS encoding NAD-dependent epimerase/dehydratase family protein; amino-acid sequence: MSIYLIAGVAGFIASRVAELLLEAGHQVVGVDNLNDAYDVRLKEYRLGRLQGRSDFTFFRADISQSEEVAVLAQRLPHIEAVINLAARAGVRYSVVNPWVYLDTNITGTLNLLELCREKDIPKFILASTSSLYGEGNPVPYREDADTDHPLSPYAASKKAAEALCYTYHRLYGLDVTVFRYFTVYGPAGRPDMAPFRFIQWIAEGRPLRLFGDGSQSRDFTYVDDIARGTVLGLKPLGYEVINLGNDEPHTVRELIALIEEAVGRRAHIVYEPRHPADVQVTWASIEKARRVLGWAPQVDLAEGIRRTVAWYMQEREWACEIMTV